A section of the Pseudomonas sp. FP453 genome encodes:
- the nhaA gene encoding Na+/H+ antiporter NhaA: MPLRSTFTRFFQLEAASGLLLIAAAALALIINNSPLSHLYSAFLDVPVVAQIGALKIAKPALLWINDGLMALFFLLIGLEVKRELIDGHLSKPSQVVLPGAAAIGGMVVPALIYWAINKDYPAALSGWAIPMATDIAFALGVLALLGKRVPVSLKLFLMTLAIIDDLGAIIVIAVFYSADLSGAALAGAGACLIALIAMNRLGVIKLGPYLIIGLILWVCVLKSGVHATLAGVTLAFCIPMRTKNAEPSPLMTLEHALHPWVAYGILPLFAFANAGVSLTGVSLESFTHHVPMGIAAGLLIGKTVGVFGLTWLAIKTGLAALPEGANWGQVFGVAILCGIGFTMSLFVGSLAFVPGASEFAGEDRMGILTGSILAACIGYAVTAMASRKKA; this comes from the coding sequence TTGCCTCTGCGTAGCACTTTCACCCGTTTCTTCCAGCTGGAAGCCGCCAGCGGCCTGTTGCTGATCGCCGCTGCCGCGTTGGCGCTGATCATCAACAATTCGCCGTTGTCGCACCTCTACAGCGCCTTTCTCGACGTGCCGGTGGTGGCACAGATCGGCGCCCTGAAAATCGCCAAGCCCGCGCTGCTGTGGATCAACGACGGCCTGATGGCACTGTTCTTCCTGCTGATCGGCCTGGAGGTCAAGCGCGAGCTGATCGATGGGCACCTGTCCAAGCCCTCGCAAGTGGTGCTGCCCGGTGCCGCAGCGATTGGCGGCATGGTCGTTCCCGCGCTGATTTACTGGGCAATCAACAAGGACTACCCCGCCGCACTCTCCGGCTGGGCGATCCCCATGGCCACCGACATTGCCTTCGCCCTTGGCGTGCTGGCCCTGCTGGGCAAGCGCGTGCCGGTGTCGTTGAAGCTGTTCCTGATGACTCTGGCGATCATTGACGACCTCGGCGCAATCATCGTGATTGCCGTGTTCTATTCCGCCGACCTCTCGGGCGCCGCACTGGCGGGTGCGGGCGCATGCCTGATCGCCTTGATCGCGATGAATCGCCTGGGGGTGATCAAGCTCGGGCCATACCTGATCATCGGGCTGATCCTGTGGGTCTGCGTGCTGAAAAGCGGCGTGCATGCCACCCTGGCCGGCGTGACATTGGCGTTCTGCATCCCGATGCGCACCAAGAACGCCGAGCCTTCACCACTGATGACCCTGGAGCACGCGCTGCACCCGTGGGTGGCCTATGGCATCCTGCCGCTGTTTGCGTTCGCCAACGCTGGCGTATCCCTGACCGGCGTCAGCCTGGAAAGCTTCACCCACCACGTGCCGATGGGCATTGCCGCCGGCCTGCTGATAGGCAAGACCGTCGGTGTGTTCGGCCTCACCTGGCTGGCCATCAAGACCGGCCTGGCCGCACTGCCCGAAGGCGCCAACTGGGGCCAGGTGTTTGGCGTGGCGATCCTGTGCGGCATCGGCTTTACCATGAGCCTGTTTGTCGGTTCGCTGGCGTTTGTGCCGGGCGCCAGTGAGTTTGCCGGGGAGGATCGGATGGGGATTCTGACCGGGTCGATTCTGGCGGCGTGTATTGGGTATGCGGTGACGGCGATGGCGAGTCGCAAGAAAGCCTGA
- a CDS encoding OmpA family protein has translation MLSNKSLALALCLTITGCAQTPQNDADGGHWWSFGSFGSDKTAAKDAATQVAAKPDAKVAADAKAADLKADLKAATPAPAAAPAVAKTDSETHWWWPFESKPKPLAKVDVTNIPMPDPKITQAWLDDYEPRLRAAIKDSNLQLERRDNVLVVIAPVDGSYNPKRPAMLLPVTLGPFTRVAKAVEADPKTAVLVLGHVDATGTAPASQVLSKERAQSIASIFSLSGLKQDRLMLRGMGDLMPRAANDSTQGRALNRRMEIMFTQRTTMLALLSKYNSGKTPPVAEMVAVQDVPAPAPAVKAPAKKAPAAKKAAAKPAAKKAPAKPAAKKAAPAKAKAAAPANDQAKN, from the coding sequence ATGTTATCGAACAAGTCCTTGGCACTGGCGCTTTGCCTCACTATTACTGGCTGCGCACAAACCCCACAAAATGATGCCGATGGCGGACATTGGTGGTCATTTGGGTCATTTGGGTCTGATAAAACCGCCGCCAAGGATGCCGCGACTCAGGTTGCCGCCAAGCCGGATGCCAAAGTCGCCGCCGATGCCAAGGCTGCCGACCTGAAAGCCGATCTCAAGGCTGCTACCCCTGCACCTGCCGCCGCGCCGGCTGTCGCCAAGACCGACAGCGAAACCCACTGGTGGTGGCCGTTCGAAAGCAAACCAAAGCCATTGGCCAAGGTCGATGTCACCAACATCCCTATGCCAGACCCAAAAATAACCCAAGCCTGGCTGGACGACTATGAGCCGCGCCTGCGCGCTGCCATCAAGGACAGCAACCTGCAACTGGAACGCCGTGACAACGTACTGGTCGTGATCGCCCCGGTAGACGGCTCCTACAACCCGAAACGCCCGGCGATGCTGCTGCCGGTCACCCTGGGCCCGTTCACTCGCGTGGCCAAGGCCGTTGAAGCCGACCCGAAGACCGCCGTGCTGGTCCTGGGCCACGTCGATGCCACCGGTACCGCACCGGCGAGCCAGGTGTTGAGCAAGGAGCGTGCACAGTCGATCGCCTCGATCTTCAGCCTCAGCGGCTTGAAGCAGGATCGCCTGATGCTGCGTGGCATGGGCGACCTTATGCCACGTGCCGCCAACGACAGCACCCAGGGCCGTGCGCTGAACCGTCGCATGGAAATTATGTTCACTCAGCGTACAACTATGTTGGCCTTGCTGAGCAAGTACAACTCGGGCAAGACCCCGCCTGTGGCTGAAATGGTCGCCGTGCAGGACGTTCCTGCACCCGCACCGGCTGTAAAAGCCCCGGCGAAAAAAGCGCCTGCCGCCAAAAAAGCCGCTGCCAAGCCAGCTGCCAAGAAAGCCCCGGCCAAGCCGGCTGCGAAAAAAGCGGCTCCGGCCAAGGCCAAGGCTGCTGCACCGGCTAACGACCAGGCAAAAAACTGA
- a CDS encoding beta-galactosidase — protein sequence MIRTLPALFALLFAAPLLAAPAGQQTLFNFVRPADVVKVATQDASLPQYNAEQTPEGEVLRRITFNPAAEPSLVLSPQTGAWDWSQSSAMSLRIQSAMDWALTLYVTVQSADGKTLRSRIDLPAGPAQTLLVPLQANSPLSQGMKAGPPMPITVDGQRVLLAGSFGEIDRSQVVSVTLSMQKPNAAQSILLERFGVQDSEPVIKAAYSELVDAYGQSTRARWPEKVSSDEQLKAAAAKEQQQLQGWLATRDKSALDKFGGWNKGPAFDASGFFRTEKRDGRWYLVTPEGHPFYSLGVNTVAPDNSQTYVSGREWMFAALPKAGEPFDRYYGSGDNRTGNGAGEGRSFGAGRWYDFYGANLQRTYGGEGFDQKRWATHTLDRLQAWGFNTLGNWSDEDLARADRVPYTLPLSIVGDYASISTGTDWWGGMPDPFDPRFAMATERAVAIAARDHRDDPWLIGFFADNELAWAGPGDDAKSRYALAYGTLRMTTDVPAKRAFLKQLRDKYRNEEGLSKAWGIHLAGWELMEDPGFEPPMPSAEHPEIEADFKYFQKTFADAYFKTISDSLKWHAPNQLLLGGRYAVSTPEAVAACAQYCDVLSFNMYTLKPQDGYDFAALHALDKPVLITEFNFGSTDRGPFWGGVTPVAREEERGTAYANFLKQAMAEPSIVGVHWFQYLDQPVTGRLLDAENGHFGLVGITDVPFQGFVETVRKSNLAAVDQLGKEAEKAKAASAVREHQSGNGASAGKAAGHAGGHAGNGH from the coding sequence ATGATTCGCACGCTGCCCGCTCTATTTGCCCTACTGTTCGCCGCGCCCTTGCTGGCCGCGCCTGCCGGGCAACAGACCCTGTTCAACTTCGTCCGGCCGGCCGATGTGGTCAAGGTGGCGACCCAGGACGCCAGCCTGCCGCAATACAACGCCGAACAAACCCCGGAAGGCGAAGTGCTGCGCCGCATCACCTTCAACCCGGCCGCTGAGCCGAGCCTGGTGCTCAGCCCGCAGACCGGTGCCTGGGACTGGTCGCAGTCCAGCGCCATGAGCCTGCGCATCCAGAGTGCCATGGACTGGGCGCTGACCCTCTACGTCACGGTGCAGAGCGCCGACGGCAAGACCTTGCGCAGCCGCATCGACCTGCCGGCCGGCCCGGCCCAGACCTTGCTGGTGCCGCTGCAAGCCAACTCGCCGCTGAGCCAGGGCATGAAGGCCGGCCCGCCGATGCCGATCACCGTGGACGGCCAGCGCGTGTTGCTGGCCGGCAGCTTTGGCGAGATCGACCGTAGCCAGGTGGTGTCGGTGACCTTGTCGATGCAAAAGCCCAATGCTGCGCAAAGCATCCTGCTGGAACGCTTTGGCGTGCAGGACAGCGAGCCGGTGATCAAGGCCGCGTACAGCGAGCTGGTGGATGCCTACGGCCAATCCACCCGCGCGCGTTGGCCGGAAAAGGTCAGTAGCGACGAACAACTCAAGGCCGCGGCCGCCAAGGAACAGCAACAGCTGCAAGGTTGGCTGGCCACGCGGGATAAATCCGCCCTGGACAAGTTTGGTGGCTGGAACAAGGGCCCAGCGTTCGACGCCAGCGGTTTTTTTCGCACCGAGAAACGTGACGGCCGTTGGTACCTGGTGACACCAGAAGGCCATCCGTTTTACTCCCTGGGCGTCAACACCGTCGCCCCGGATAACAGCCAGACCTACGTCTCCGGCCGTGAATGGATGTTCGCGGCGCTGCCCAAGGCCGGTGAACCCTTCGACCGGTACTACGGCAGCGGCGATAACCGCACCGGCAACGGCGCCGGCGAAGGGCGCAGCTTTGGCGCCGGGCGTTGGTACGACTTCTACGGCGCCAACCTGCAACGCACCTACGGTGGCGAGGGCTTTGACCAGAAACGTTGGGCCACCCACACCCTCGACCGCCTGCAGGCCTGGGGTTTCAACACTTTGGGCAACTGGAGCGACGAAGACCTGGCCCGCGCCGACCGCGTGCCCTACACCTTGCCGCTGTCGATTGTCGGCGACTACGCCAGCATCAGCACCGGCACCGACTGGTGGGGCGGCATGCCCGATCCGTTTGACCCGCGCTTCGCCATGGCCACCGAACGTGCCGTGGCCATCGCCGCCCGTGATCACCGGGATGACCCGTGGTTGATCGGCTTCTTTGCCGACAACGAACTGGCCTGGGCCGGCCCCGGCGATGATGCGAAGTCCCGTTACGCCCTGGCCTACGGCACCTTGCGCATGACCACCGACGTGCCGGCCAAGCGCGCGTTCCTCAAGCAATTGCGCGACAAGTACCGCAACGAGGAAGGCCTGTCGAAAGCCTGGGGCATCCATTTGGCGGGCTGGGAGCTGATGGAAGACCCGGGTTTCGAGCCGCCGATGCCAAGTGCCGAGCACCCGGAAATCGAGGCCGACTTCAAGTATTTCCAGAAGACCTTTGCTGACGCCTACTTCAAGACCATCTCCGACTCGCTGAAATGGCACGCGCCCAACCAGTTGCTGCTGGGCGGCCGTTACGCGGTGAGCACCCCGGAAGCGGTGGCGGCCTGCGCGCAGTATTGCGATGTGCTGAGTTTCAACATGTACACGCTCAAGCCCCAGGACGGTTATGACTTCGCGGCCTTGCACGCGCTGGACAAGCCGGTGCTGATCACCGAATTCAACTTTGGCTCCACGGATCGTGGCCCGTTCTGGGGTGGTGTGACGCCAGTGGCCAGGGAAGAGGAGCGCGGCACGGCGTACGCCAACTTCCTCAAACAGGCCATGGCCGAGCCGTCGATTGTCGGCGTGCATTGGTTCCAGTACCTGGACCAGCCGGTGACCGGCCGCCTGTTGGACGCCGAGAACGGCCATTTCGGCTTGGTCGGCATCACCGATGTGCCGTTCCAGGGCTTTGTCGAGACTGTGCGCAAGAGCAACCTGGCGGCCGTCGATCAGTTGGGCAAGGAGGCGGAAAAAGCCAAGGCGGCCAGCGCGGTCCGTGAACATCAAAGTGGTAATGGCGCAAGCGCTGGCAAAGCCGCCGGGCATGCGGGCGGGCACGCGGGAAATGGTCACTGA
- a CDS encoding PLP-dependent cysteine synthase family protein, whose product MSDHRPWAREAIRIIEADFQRSADTHLIPLPLPGLPGIELYFKDESSHPTGSLKHRLARSLFLYALCNGWLKPGAPVIEASSGSTAISEAYFARLLGLPFIAVMPATTSQEKIAQIAFYGGKSHLVNDPTQIYAESERLAQESGGHFMDQFTYAERATDWRANNNIAESIFQQMRFEHFPEPSWLISSPGTGGTTATLGRYVGYRQHCTRVLCADAERSVFFDYYLSGDASLRLDCGSRIEGIGRPRVEASFLPKVIDAMVKVPDALSLAAMHYLAERLGRRVGGSSGTNLIGALMAAQQMKAAGESGSIVAILCDGGERYATTYYDPAWLEAQGFELAGLIAVVAASVERGEPLPASVLRANI is encoded by the coding sequence ATGAGCGACCATCGTCCCTGGGCTCGCGAAGCCATTCGCATCATCGAAGCGGACTTCCAGCGCAGCGCTGACACGCACCTGATCCCGCTGCCGTTACCGGGTTTGCCGGGTATCGAGTTGTACTTCAAGGATGAGTCCAGCCATCCCACCGGCAGCCTGAAACATCGGCTGGCCCGCTCGTTGTTCCTGTATGCGCTGTGCAATGGCTGGCTGAAGCCGGGTGCGCCGGTGATCGAAGCCTCCAGTGGTTCGACGGCGATTTCCGAAGCCTACTTCGCTCGCCTGCTTGGCTTGCCGTTTATCGCGGTGATGCCGGCGACCACCTCCCAGGAAAAGATCGCGCAGATCGCCTTTTACGGCGGCAAGAGCCACTTGGTAAACGATCCGACGCAGATCTACGCCGAATCCGAACGTTTGGCGCAGGAAAGTGGTGGTCACTTCATGGACCAATTCACTTACGCCGAACGCGCCACCGACTGGCGGGCGAACAACAACATCGCTGAGTCGATCTTCCAGCAGATGCGCTTTGAGCATTTTCCCGAGCCGAGCTGGCTGATTTCCAGCCCAGGCACCGGTGGCACCACCGCGACCCTGGGGCGTTATGTGGGTTATCGCCAGCATTGCACCCGCGTGCTGTGCGCCGATGCCGAGCGTTCGGTGTTTTTTGATTATTACTTGAGTGGCGATGCCAGCTTGCGCCTGGACTGCGGTTCACGGATCGAAGGCATTGGCCGGCCTCGGGTAGAAGCGTCGTTTCTGCCCAAGGTGATTGATGCGATGGTCAAAGTGCCGGATGCGTTGTCGTTGGCGGCCATGCATTACCTGGCTGAGCGGTTGGGGCGGCGGGTCGGCGGGTCGAGTGGGACCAACTTGATTGGCGCGTTGATGGCTGCGCAGCAGATGAAGGCGGCGGGGGAGTCGGGGTCGATCGTGGCGATCTTGTGTGATGGGGGCGAGCGGTATGCCACCACCTACTATGATCCGGCGTGGCTTGAGGCGCAGGGCTTTGAACTGGCTGGCTTGATTGCGGTTGTCGCGGCGAGTGTTGAGCGGGGGGAGCCGCTGCCGGCCAGCGTCTTGCGCGCGAATATCTGA
- a CDS encoding glycine zipper 2TM domain-containing protein: MRKSVLLVACFTTLSLLLGGCASSLTGDSYSRDEARRVQSVRMGTIESLRPVKIEGTKTPIGGAAGAVIGGVGGSAIGGGRGSIVTAVIGAVAGGLLGSATEEGLTRTQGVEITVREDDGSMRAYVQAVQENEIFRIGDRVRIMTVDGTSRVTR, encoded by the coding sequence ATGCGTAAGTCCGTTTTACTAGTTGCCTGCTTCACCACTCTGTCACTTCTGCTGGGTGGCTGTGCTTCGAGTCTGACCGGCGACTCGTACTCCCGTGACGAAGCGCGTCGTGTACAGAGCGTGCGCATGGGCACCATCGAATCCCTGCGCCCGGTGAAAATCGAAGGCACCAAGACCCCAATCGGCGGCGCTGCTGGCGCAGTCATCGGCGGCGTTGGCGGCAGCGCCATCGGCGGCGGCCGTGGCAGCATCGTGACCGCAGTGATCGGCGCCGTCGCCGGTGGCCTGCTGGGCTCGGCCACCGAAGAAGGCCTGACCCGCACCCAAGGCGTGGAAATCACCGTGCGCGAAGACGACGGCAGCATGCGTGCCTACGTGCAGGCCGTGCAGGAGAATGAAATCTTCCGCATTGGTGACCGTGTGCGCATCATGACCGTTGATGGGACTAGCCGGGTTACTCGCTAA
- the pdxH gene encoding pyridoxamine 5'-phosphate oxidase: MTQALADMRRDYTRDGLSEAQAPAEPFALFHQWFADAVKTEQPPVEANAMTLATVDQEGRPHCRILLLKGLDAQGFTFFTNYQSAKGEQLAVRPFAAMTFFWPTLERQVRIEGRVVKVSPEESDAYYQVRPLGSRLGAWASPQSKVIRDREELHDLLKATEQRFSDTQPDCPEHWGGYRLLPERIEFWQGRASRLHDRLNYRLQGADWTRERLAP; the protein is encoded by the coding sequence ATGACCCAGGCACTGGCCGATATGCGCCGTGACTACACCCGGGACGGTTTGAGCGAGGCCCAGGCCCCGGCCGAGCCGTTTGCGTTGTTCCACCAGTGGTTTGCCGATGCGGTGAAAACCGAGCAGCCACCGGTGGAAGCCAATGCCATGACCCTGGCCACGGTTGACCAGGAGGGGCGCCCACACTGTCGCATCCTGCTGCTCAAGGGCCTGGATGCGCAGGGCTTTACCTTCTTCACCAACTATCAGAGCGCCAAGGGCGAACAGCTTGCCGTGCGGCCGTTTGCGGCCATGACGTTCTTCTGGCCGACCCTGGAGCGCCAGGTGCGGATCGAGGGGCGGGTGGTCAAGGTGTCGCCTGAGGAGTCGGATGCTTATTACCAGGTCCGTCCGTTGGGGAGCCGCTTGGGGGCTTGGGCTTCGCCGCAGAGCAAGGTCATTCGTGACCGTGAAGAACTGCACGACTTGCTCAAGGCCACCGAGCAGCGTTTCAGCGATACCCAACCCGACTGCCCCGAGCACTGGGGTGGTTATCGCTTACTGCCCGAGCGCATCGAGTTCTGGCAAGGCCGCGCCAGCCGCCTGCATGATCGCCTGAACTACCGCCTGCAAGGGGCCGACTGGACCCGCGAGCGCCTGGCGCCCTGA
- a CDS encoding EstA family serine hydrolase, with product MQIQGHYELQFEAVREAFAALFDDPQERGAGLCIQVGGETVVDLWAGTADKDGAEAWHSDTIVNLFSCTKTFTAVTALQLVAEGKLKLDAPVADYWPEFAAAGKEAITLRQLLCHQAGLPAIRQMLPTEALYDWQLMVDTLAAEAPWWTPGQGHGYEAITYGWLVGELLRRADGRGPGESIVARVARPLGLDFHVGLADAEFYRVAHIARSKGNMGDEAAQRLLQVMMREPNAMTTRAFANPPSILTSTNKPEWRRMQQPAANGHGNARSLAGFYSGLLDGSLLESDMLEELTREHSIGADKTLLTQTRFGLGCMLDQPHLPNATFGLGPRAFGHPGAGGSVGFADPEHDVAFGFVTNTLGPYVLMDPRAQKLVRILAGCL from the coding sequence GTGCAGATTCAGGGTCATTACGAGCTCCAGTTCGAAGCGGTACGTGAAGCTTTCGCCGCCTTGTTCGATGACCCTCAGGAGCGTGGCGCCGGGCTGTGTATCCAGGTCGGCGGTGAAACCGTGGTTGACCTGTGGGCCGGCACCGCCGACAAGGACGGTGCCGAGGCCTGGCACAGCGACACTATCGTCAACCTGTTCTCCTGCACCAAGACCTTCACCGCCGTCACGGCCCTGCAACTGGTCGCCGAGGGCAAGCTGAAGCTGGACGCCCCCGTGGCCGATTACTGGCCGGAATTTGCGGCGGCAGGCAAAGAAGCCATCACCCTGCGCCAGTTGCTCTGCCATCAGGCGGGCTTGCCGGCAATCCGCCAGATGCTGCCCACCGAAGCCCTGTATGACTGGCAATTGATGGTCGACACCCTGGCGGCCGAGGCCCCGTGGTGGACGCCGGGCCAGGGCCATGGCTACGAGGCGATCACCTACGGCTGGCTGGTCGGTGAATTGCTGCGCCGTGCCGACGGGCGCGGCCCTGGGGAGTCCATCGTGGCGCGGGTGGCACGCCCGTTAGGGTTGGACTTCCATGTCGGCCTGGCGGATGCCGAGTTTTATCGTGTTGCCCATATAGCGCGCAGCAAAGGCAATATGGGCGATGAAGCCGCGCAACGCTTACTGCAAGTAATGATGCGCGAGCCGAATGCGATGACGACGCGGGCATTTGCCAATCCACCGTCTATTCTGACCAGCACTAATAAACCCGAATGGCGACGCATGCAGCAACCCGCCGCCAATGGCCACGGTAATGCACGCAGCCTGGCGGGTTTTTATAGTGGTTTGCTGGACGGTAGTTTGCTGGAAAGCGACATGCTGGAAGAGTTGACCCGCGAACACAGTATCGGGGCGGATAAAACATTACTGACACAAACCCGTTTCGGCCTGGGTTGCATGTTGGATCAACCACACCTGCCCAATGCCACCTTCGGCCTTGGCCCGCGTGCTTTCGGGCATCCGGGGGCGGGCGGTTCGGTGGGGTTTGCCGACCCTGAGCATGATGTAGCGTTTGGTTTCGTGACTAATACATTGGGGCCTTATGTACTTATGGACCCGCGTGCACAGAAGTTGGTCAGAATATTGGCCGGTTGTCTGTAA
- the dinG gene encoding ATP-dependent DNA helicase DinG, which translates to MISTELKTTIQGAYSRFLEAKSLKPRYGQRLMIAEVAKVLGDIDTDDEGRRSGDPAVVAVEAGTGTGKTVAYSLAAIPTAKAAGKRLVIATATVALQEQIVYKDLPDLMRNSGLNFTFALAKGRGRYLCLSKLDVLLQEGHAQTATASLFEEEGFKIEVDEVSQKLFTSMIEKLAGNKWDGDRDSWPNALEDADWARLTTDHSQCTNRHCPNFGQCAFYKAREGMGKVDVIVTNHDMVLADLALGGGAVLPDPRDTLYVFDEGHHLPDKAIGHFAHYTRLRSTADWLETTAKNLTKLLAQHPLPGDLGKLIEQVPELAREIKTQQQFMFSACEQVADFKPGEDVEGRERPRHRFVGGMIPEHMREMGIELKKGFSRLTDLFTRLTDLLKEGMDGEVNIGIASNQAEEWYPLFGSLLSRAQGNWELWTAFTVEDPEDNPPMARWLTLSESGALFDIEVNASPILAAEMLRRNLWNVAYGCLVTSATLTALGTFDRFRMRAGLPKKAVTAVVPSPFHHADAGVLRVPDLKADPRDAAAHTAAIIRDLPELVEGSRGTLVLFSSRKQMQDVFDGLDRDWRKQVFIQGNLSKQETLNKHKARVDGGDSSVLFGLASFAEGVDLPGAYCEHVVIAKIPFSVPDDPVEAALAEWIEARGGNPFMEISVPDASLKLVQACGRLLRTEEDRGTITLLDRRLVTQRYGKAILNALPPFRREIS; encoded by the coding sequence CCGGCACCGGTACGGGTAAGACCGTGGCCTACAGCCTGGCGGCGATTCCCACCGCCAAGGCTGCCGGCAAACGCCTGGTGATCGCCACCGCGACCGTCGCCCTGCAAGAGCAGATCGTCTACAAAGACCTGCCCGACCTGATGCGCAACAGCGGCCTGAACTTCACCTTCGCCCTGGCCAAGGGCCGTGGCCGCTACCTGTGCCTGTCCAAGCTCGATGTATTGTTGCAGGAAGGCCACGCGCAAACCGCCACAGCCTCGCTGTTCGAAGAAGAAGGCTTCAAGATCGAGGTGGATGAAGTCAGCCAGAAGCTGTTCACCAGCATGATCGAGAAGCTGGCCGGCAATAAATGGGACGGCGACCGCGACAGCTGGCCCAATGCCCTGGAAGACGCCGACTGGGCGCGCCTGACCACCGATCACAGCCAATGCACCAACCGTCACTGCCCCAACTTCGGCCAGTGCGCCTTCTACAAGGCCCGCGAAGGCATGGGCAAGGTCGATGTGATTGTCACCAACCACGACATGGTGCTGGCCGACCTCGCCCTGGGCGGCGGCGCCGTGCTGCCGGACCCGCGTGACACCCTGTATGTGTTCGACGAAGGCCACCACCTGCCGGACAAGGCCATCGGCCACTTCGCCCACTACACGCGCCTGCGTTCCACCGCCGACTGGCTGGAAACCACCGCGAAGAACCTCACCAAGTTGCTGGCCCAGCACCCGCTGCCCGGCGACCTCGGCAAGTTGATCGAGCAAGTGCCGGAGCTGGCGCGGGAGATCAAGACCCAGCAGCAGTTCATGTTCAGCGCCTGCGAACAGGTCGCCGACTTCAAACCGGGCGAAGACGTGGAAGGCCGCGAGCGGCCGCGTCACCGCTTTGTTGGTGGGATGATCCCCGAGCACATGCGCGAAATGGGCATCGAGTTGAAGAAGGGCTTTTCCCGCCTGACCGACCTGTTTACACGTCTCACCGACCTGCTCAAGGAAGGCATGGACGGCGAGGTCAACATTGGCATAGCCAGCAACCAGGCCGAAGAATGGTACCCGCTGTTCGGCAGCCTGCTGTCCCGCGCCCAGGGCAACTGGGAGTTGTGGACCGCCTTCACCGTCGAAGACCCGGAAGACAACCCGCCGATGGCGCGCTGGCTGACCCTGTCGGAAAGCGGTGCGTTGTTTGATATCGAGGTCAACGCCAGCCCCATCCTTGCCGCCGAAATGCTGCGGCGCAACCTGTGGAACGTGGCCTACGGCTGCCTGGTGACCTCCGCCACGCTGACCGCCCTGGGTACCTTCGACCGTTTCCGCATGCGCGCCGGCCTGCCGAAAAAGGCCGTCACCGCCGTGGTGCCAAGCCCGTTCCATCACGCCGACGCCGGCGTGCTGCGGGTGCCGGACCTCAAGGCCGACCCCCGGGACGCAGCCGCGCACACCGCCGCGATCATCCGTGACCTGCCGGAACTGGTCGAAGGCTCGCGTGGCACCCTGGTGCTGTTCTCGTCCCGCAAACAGATGCAGGACGTGTTCGACGGCCTCGACCGCGACTGGCGCAAGCAGGTGTTTATCCAGGGCAACCTGTCCAAGCAGGAAACCCTGAACAAGCACAAGGCGCGGGTGGATGGCGGTGATTCCAGCGTGCTGTTCGGCCTCGCGAGTTTTGCCGAAGGCGTGGACTTGCCCGGCGCCTACTGCGAACACGTGGTGATCGCGAAGATCCCGTTCTCGGTGCCGGACGATCCGGTCGAGGCGGCACTGGCCGAGTGGATCGAAGCGCGCGGCGGCAACCCGTTCATGGAAATCTCGGTGCCGGACGCTTCCTTGAAGCTGGTCCAGGCCTGTGGCCGCTTGCTGCGCACCGAAGAAGACCGGGGCACCATCACCTTGCTTGACCGCCGTCTGGTCACCCAGCGCTATGGCAAAGCTATTCTTAATGCTCTGCCACCGTTCCGGCGCGAAATTTCTTAA